The window GTTTCCCTTACTTTCTATACTTACACTAACCGGGTTATTATTAGAATATTTACATGCATTGCTTACCACATTAGAAATGGCAAGCTTAATCAGATTTTTATTTACTTTAAGAGTAAGCTCTTCTTCGTTTTGAGGTAACAAATCAAAATTAATCTCAATTCTACTATCAGGATGAACTTGATTTACTGAAGCTTTAATTTCCCAGATGAGTTCGTCCATCCGAACCTCTTCCCAAGGTTGGTTTTTTCCGTTAAAACCAGATTGTGCTAATCCCAAAAGGCTTGTTATAATGCTTTCAAGTCGTTCGGATTCATCTTTTATTTTAACTAATGCCTCATACTGTTTCTCCGCGTTTTCCTTCGATTTCATTGCCAGTTCTACCTCGCCGCTTATAATAGTTAAAGGTGTACGCAACTCATGTGATGCATTACTAATAAAATTATTTTGAGTTTCGAAAGCTGTTTCCAGTCGGTTAAGCATGTTATTAAAGGTTTGTGCAAGCTGCGACATTTCATCACTTCCTTCTTTAACATCTAAACGTAAGTGAATATTTTCTGCCTTAATTTTCTTAACACTTTTAATAATAGTCCTTAAAGGCATCAACATGTAATTAGAAAATTTCCAACCCACAACAAATGATAGAATAACAGACAAGAAAAAACCAATAATGAGAATTTTTTGCAAGTCTTTGAGCTCTCGAAAACCAAAAGGATCATTTGCGGAGATAATTACGATGTACCCTTTGTTAGAATTTTTAAAATACTTGCCCGCATAAAAGTGGTTTTCTACACGATGCCGGGCCATTCTTCCCGATTTAATTTTATCAAAAAAACTTTTAGGTAAAAAATTATCGGTTTGTGAACTAACTTTTCCTTCTTCAATAATAAATTCTTTTTCTGAAGGTAAACGTTCCAGATATTGATTTCGCATTTTGGCATAAACGCTATTATTTGCATCTTCAGAAAGCTTAATTTGTGCTGCAATGTTAACCCTAGCTTCCAAGCGTTTATAAAAATCTTCGAAAGCAAAATCATTAGAAAAATACCATACAAATCCACTTAATAAGGAAATGATAATGGCCGATAAAATGGCAAATAACAAGGTAATTTTCTTGGCTATTTCCATTGCTAATCTTTTAAAACATAACCTAAGCCAACCGCCGTATGGATAAGTTTTTGTTCATGATTTTTATCGATCTTTTTTCGGAGATAGTTGACATAAACATCAACAACATTGGTTCCTAAATTAAAATCAATATCCCAAACGCTTTCTAAAATATCAATTCGTGAAAGTATTTTTGATTTATTTTTGGCCATAAACTCTAAAAGGCGATATTCTGTGGCGGTTAAAACAATATCGTTATTGGCTCGCTTAACCATTTTTGCGCTTATATTTATTTGTAAATCAGCAACATTTATGATTTGATCAGTTGTTGACGAGCCGTTATAGCGCCTTAATAACATTCTGATTCTAGCAAATAGTTCGGCAAATTTAAATGGTTTTATTAAATAATCGTCTGCTCCATTATCTAATCCTTGTACAACATTTTCTGTGGTGCCTAAAGCAGTAAGCATAATAATAGGCGTCGATGGCTTTTCTTGTTTAATGATTTTGCACAGTTCCAAACCATTAATGCCTGGCAACATAATATCCAAAATAATAATATCAAAGTTATTGGTTAAAGCCATTTGCTGGCCAATTAAGCCATCTGGCGCAACACTAACCGTAAAACCTTCTTCGGTTAAACCTCTTAATATTACAGAAACAACACTCGGTTCATCTTCTACAAGCAGTAAATTCATCTAGGGGCAATTAATTGAAAATTTAGTGGATTACAAAATTATTAAGAAAATGAAATGCAAATCTGCTCTTTTTTAACGTATAGTAGACATATTTGTTTGATTCTTGAAATTTGCATGCTGAGTGAAAAAGAAAAAGCCTAACAAAAGTAAATTTGATAGGCTAATCTATTTGTATTAAAACCCTATTTAGCTTCTTCTGATTTCTTTTTTAGCGAAGCCAAACCACTTTCAAAATCTTTGCCTATCATTTTATCCATGCTCACGAAAACGCACATCCATTTACTTATTAAATTGTGGTTACCGCTCATTGTCCAGGTTACTTTATTGCCCGTCGTTTCTGGCTGAATATCAAATTTTGTATCAGCAAGATCTTCAAAAGGTTCTTTAAATAATAAGTCGATATCTACCTCCTTATTAGGCTCAATAGTTATGATTTTCATCTGACCAGCGCCCGATTCTTTTCCTTTCCATTCATAAATATGCCCTGGCTTGCCGATTGGACCAGTGATTGCTGTTTTAGCTGATGGATCCATTTTTGCCCAAGGATTCCATTTATAGAATTCATTAAAATTTACAATGTTTTTGTAAATCACACTATCAGGCGCATAAATAGTTGTAGATCGATTTACAGAATATGTTTTCGGTAAAAATAATCCGCCAATCACGATAATTACCGCCAGTACTACGATAATGCCAATTAAGATTTTTATAAATTTCATATTAGTTTGTTTCGGTTGCTTAAATTTAATAAGAAACCTTTCTAAATCAAAATAATAACTTTCTTAAACGATCTTCATTTTTGAATGCGGAAAATTGATTTTAAAGTGCATTAAATCGGCTATAAATTTGGCTTTATCTTTAATTATTTCTGCCTTTTCACCCAAAAAAAGTTCATCAACAGTTTCAAAAAAGAGTGTTTTCCAAGCTTCAAATTCTATCGTTTTCAGCGGAATTTTTTCGTCGATGGCAAAATGGGTTAACATTGGGTTGCCTTTATAAATGGCATTTCCAAATAGAATACTTTCCCAAAAATCGTACATTTTTGGCAAATGTAAAGACCAATTTATTTTTGCAACATCAGTAAATATTGCGCCGATTGTAATGTCATCTTCTACCTTCTTGTAAAAAGTATCTACCAATAAAATAATGTCGTTGCGGTTATTAATATCACTTTTCATTTGTAAAGCCTTAAAAATAACTTATCGTAATTGATTACCGCTTTGTAATCCATAAGAATATCGCCGCCAATAATGCACATAATAGGTGGATGCCCAAATTGCTGATAAGTTTCACTTACCGATTGCAAATCAAAGGCAACAGTTTTATAGTTTTTAATTTTTAAACTGCCGATTTTTAATTCGGGGATGGTTGCCTGGATGGTTGTTGTAGTGGTAAAAAGGGTGGCTGCGTTTATTTCATCAGATACTTCCAATGTTTCGGAAAGATGTTCCTCAATTAAGGATTTATCAAACACACTTCGCGATGCGCCGGTATCTAAAACAGCGTAATGTGTTTGTTTAAAAACGACAATTTCCATCAAAAGATGGAAACCGTCGTCTTGTAAGTTTATAAGTTTTAAAGGGATGGTAATGGATTTCATTTAAACTAATTTCATTTCTGCTAAAACGCTATTCATGCTTCTTACAGCATCAGCGCTTTTGTTAAATGCAGCTTGTTCTTCATCAGTTAGTTTAAAATCAATAATTTTTTCCCAGCCGCCGCGACCAATAATTACAGGCACACCTAAGCAAATATCTTGCTGACCATATTCTCCTTCGAGAGAAACGCAGCAGGTAAATAATTTCTTTTCATCGCGTAAAATAGATTCAACTAACGCAGCTCCGGCAGCTCCAGGTGCATACCATGCAGAAGTTCCGATTAATCCTGTTAAGGTAGCACCGCCAACCATGGTATCGGCAGCAACTTTATCAAGCGCAGCTTTATCTAATAAATTGCTAACTGGCAAACTTTGGTAAGTTGCTAAACGCGTTAAAGGAATCATCGTTGTATCACCATGACCGCCAATCACGAAACCCTGTAAATCGCTTGGATTACAATCTAATGCCTGCGATAAGTAAAATTTAAAACGGGCGCTATCTAAAGTTCCGCCCATGCCAATAATTCTATTTTTAGGTAAGCCTAAAGATTTCAAAGCCAAATAAGTCATGGTATCCATTGGATTACTAATCACAATGATTATTGCCTCTGGAGAAAATTTTAATATATTTTCAGCAACGCCTTTTACGATACCTGCATTTATGCCGATAAGTTCTTCACGAGTCATTCCGGGTTTACGCGGCAAACCTGAAGTGATAACTACTACATCAGATCCTGCCGTTTTACTATAATCGCCAGTTACACCAATTATTTTTGTATCGAAACCCAAAAGGGTAGCAGTTTGCATCATATCAATGGCTTTACCTTCGGCAAAACCTTCTTTAATATCGAGCAAAACAAGTTCGTTCGCTAATTCTTTTCTTGCAATATTATCTGCACAAGTAGCGCCTACTGCGCCTGCACCTACAACCGTTACTTTCATATATCTAGTTTTAAATAAAAACTGCTCTGTTAATATAAAGCCTAAGTTAGAAATAACAAGTAGGTTATAAAAGTTGTTTAAAGTTTTTATTTAATACTCGAAGCTTCCATCGCCTCTGCGCTGCATTTGGCGACCGTTGCGTGTTGGCCTTCCAGACCATTTCTGGAGGTTAACCCTAAAGTTTACCATAAAATAACGGCTTAATGCATTGCTTAAAGTATTGGTTATTGAATATTCAGTTAAAGTTTGGTTTACGAAATTATTCTGTTTCAAAATATCGTAAATCTGGATGCTTAACACCGCATTTTTGCGTTTAAAAAATTCCTTTTCAATGGCTCCGTTTATGATAAATGGATTTCTGGTAATGTTTGCTGATAATCCTTGTATAAAACTTTTGCTTGCATTATAATTAACTGAAAAGGTTTTTAGGAAATAAAATTTGCCGTCGATACTTAGTGACAGCGTTCTAATATCGCTTCCTTTAGCCAGCTGGAATGAAGATCGAGTAATGTCATATCCAACGTAAGGATTGATTTCTATATTATCGTTAGGACTAATTCTGGGTCCAAATCGTTGATTAAGGCGCCAAACATTACTGCCATTTAAGGTATTGTTACTCATCGATACCTGATGAGAATAACCAACACTACCGTTTAATGCAAGGTTATACTTTCTGTTATCCAATTGTTTAGAAATATTATAATTTCCGTTTACATTATAAGCGCCATTTAAATTCATGAAACGGGTTTCATTTTTAAAAGTTCCAAGCGCATCGGGTATTTGAACAACATTTGTAGCAATCTGATTCATGGTTTTAGTGTAATTAACACCAAAAGATAAATTTAAACGCTGATTGCTGAGGTAATTATTGTACTGACTATTTAAGGTATGCCTGAAAGCAGGTCGTAAATCTGGATTACCAACTACCGGATTTTGCGGATTTGATTCATCTCTTACCGGTTGTATTTGATTAAAAGATGGCTCGCTCGCATTTCCTCCGTAATTAATAGAAAAACGTTGTGTTCGAGACCAAGCATACTGAAACCTGAAAATAGGAATCAGATTAAAGTTTGTACGTTTAATACTGGTATTTAAATTTTGTTTTGTTCCTTCTAAAACGGTTGGTATCCCCGTTAATCCTACTGAAATATTGGTTTTAGTACCTGTATAACGGTAGTTTAACGCCACACGACTTTCTGTAAAAGAATAAGCAAAAATATTGCTTAAAGAATCAACAAGATTAGATGTACCGTCTGCTAAAATTCTACTCGTTGTAGCAGCATTATCATAAGAACGGTAATTTACTTGAGCATTTAATTCCAATTGCGTTTTTGTTGTTATCGGCTCTACGTAAGTCATGCTACCTCTATACACTCGATTCAGGTTATTTCGTTCAATAAAACGATGAACCAACGAATCTTTAAGTACTACATCGCTTTGAGCCTGATAATATAAAATTCTGTTATTTTGCTCATTATCTTGTTCTTGGTTTCCTCCAGATAAATTAAGTTGAAAAGATATATTTCTTTTTGGTTTATCGAAGATGTGCTGATAGAAAATTAACCCACTGTAACTTGGTGTTTTATTAGTGCTATTGGTACTTCCAACAACACCTTGATGGATTAAACCGGTTCTTTGTTGATTAGAACTGCTTATCGCTTCTGTTGTTGCTATATTAACTGAAGGATTTATTCTCAGAAAGTTTTTTGCATCAATTTTATATTCTAGCTCGAAGTCGAATTTATGGCTTTTACTAATGTTATCCCGTTCAGATTGATTAACAAAATTAGTGGTTCCTAAAGTGCTAAATTGTTGCCCTTCGCTTATATTAATTGAATTTGTATTGTTGTTGCTAAAATTATAACTGGTATTGATTTCTATTTTTTTTGTTATTTGATCCCGATAACTAAACGCAGGATTTATGAACTGAGAGGTTCCGCCACTTCCACCGCCGCCGCCTTGTCCACCGCCCGCTTGGGTTCTTCCGCCACCATTATTACCACCACCTTGTCCGCCGCCGCTACCAATATTCCCTGTTGATGCTACGCCATTTACCGTATTTCGAAGATTAAATGTAGCGCCAAGTTGTTGGTTGGCATTAATTCGCTGCAAAAATAACTTGCCCTCATAACGTTCGGAACTTCCAACACCTGCGCTTGCCCTTACTAAATTCCCAACTGAACGATCTGCTTTTGTAGTAATATTTAATACTTTCTGTGGATCGCCATCTTTAATGCCTGTTCGGGCAGCCTGATCTCCATAATCATCAACAATTTGAATTTTATCTACAATATCCGCAGGTAAATTTTGAATAACCTGAGCAATACTTCCACCCAGATAATCTTTTCCATTTAATCGTGCTTTAACCACATCTTGCCCCTGGTGCGTTACAGAACCATCTGTTCCAACTTCCATTCCCTCCATTTTTTTAAGCAACTCATCAACAGTTGCATTTTCACGGACTTTATAATCGCTTGCCGTATATTCTACAGTATCTACTTTGTAAACAATGCCCTTTTCTCCTTTAATTGTGACTTCATTTAAGGTATTTACCTCGTCATTTATAACAAAAGGATCTAAAACTAGTCGTGGTAAAACATCATTCAGTTTCATTTTTTTAACAATCCTTTGGTACCCAATACTGGCTATTGTAATTACAAAAGTGGCAGATTTAATGTTTTTGAATAAGAAAATACCATCTGCATTGGTTTGCGTAATGATGCTGTCTTTGTCGCTTTTAATATAAACGCTAACCGATGGAATAGGCGATTCACCTTTATCCATCACAATTCCGCTAACCTCCCGAGCAGGTAGGGGGACGTTTTTATTTGTTTGAGGTAGCTTATTAGGTATTTGGGCGTATAACAACCCTTGAAAAAATAGGCAAATAACAAAAAGCAAAAATTTTACCAGCGTAGAGCGTTTTGCCATATTATTGTGTTTTGTATTTATCCCAGAAATCGTTTGCTGCACTATAGATCAAATCATTATTACCCTGTCCGCCATTCCTGTTTCCACCGCCACCTTGTCCGCCACCATTTCTGTTTCCGCCTCCGCCCATTCCGCCTGCACCGCCTCTGTTATTATTTGTATTGGCTCTTCTATTTACGTCAACGGCATTAAATTGTATGTTTATCGCTATTTCTGTTTTAATATCTCCTGATAATTTTAATTGTTCAAGTGGAATGCTTAATTCATAATTGAGATTGCCTTTTTCATCGGCTTTTGCACCTAATTTAATACCGTAAGTATTGTAAATGGAGATTATACTATCTGGTATTTGAGTAAAATTTATAAGCTGAAGCTCTTTGATTTTGGTTAAAACCTGTTGCCTGTGTGCTAAAGTTGATGAATCTATTTTTGTAGGAGAAGAAGTAAATTGCCTCGTTGTTCTATAATCTTCAATCGGAGAAAATTTGATTTGATAAGCTTCTTTAATATTTCTTTTTCCATTTGTATTGATGGAAAGGGTTAAGCCGCCTGCGATTACTTTTTTGATGTAAGCATCATCAGTGAATTTTAAAGCGACATAAAGATTTTTTTGATCGTTATAAAACTCATAAAAGGATCCTGTAGATTTATGGTTAAGCAGATTAGACCATTCTTCTAAAAGGCCATTAACTTTAATTTTCTGTGCTGTAGTTTGACTAATTGCATTAACGCTCAGGCATAACAGTACAATGAGGCTCGAAAAATATTTGGTTGGTTTCATTAATTTTTAAGACGGTGATTAATGATAATAGTTTAATTAACGTTTA is drawn from Pedobacter mucosus and contains these coding sequences:
- a CDS encoding HAMP domain-containing sensor histidine kinase, giving the protein MEIAKKITLLFAILSAIIISLLSGFVWYFSNDFAFEDFYKRLEARVNIAAQIKLSEDANNSVYAKMRNQYLERLPSEKEFIIEEGKVSSQTDNFLPKSFFDKIKSGRMARHRVENHFYAGKYFKNSNKGYIVIISANDPFGFRELKDLQKILIIGFFLSVILSFVVGWKFSNYMLMPLRTIIKSVKKIKAENIHLRLDVKEGSDEMSQLAQTFNNMLNRLETAFETQNNFISNASHELRTPLTIISGEVELAMKSKENAEKQYEALVKIKDESERLESIITSLLGLAQSGFNGKNQPWEEVRMDELIWEIKASVNQVHPDSRIEINFDLLPQNEEELTLKVNKNLIKLAISNVVSNACKYSNNNPVSVSIESKGNILSIAVLDKGIGIPQTDIQHIFEPFYRASNTNQFKGYGVGLPLSLNIIRLHRGSIGIKSQEGIGTEIKIMLPLISL
- a CDS encoding response regulator transcription factor — encoded protein: MNLLLVEDEPSVVSVILRGLTEEGFTVSVAPDGLIGQQMALTNNFDIIILDIMLPGINGLELCKIIKQEKPSTPIIMLTALGTTENVVQGLDNGADDYLIKPFKFAELFARIRMLLRRYNGSSTTDQIINVADLQINISAKMVKRANNDIVLTATEYRLLEFMAKNKSKILSRIDILESVWDIDFNLGTNVVDVYVNYLRKKIDKNHEQKLIHTAVGLGYVLKD
- a CDS encoding SRPBCC family protein, translated to MKFIKILIGIIVVLAVIIVIGGLFLPKTYSVNRSTTIYAPDSVIYKNIVNFNEFYKWNPWAKMDPSAKTAITGPIGKPGHIYEWKGKESGAGQMKIITIEPNKEVDIDLLFKEPFEDLADTKFDIQPETTGNKVTWTMSGNHNLISKWMCVFVSMDKMIGKDFESGLASLKKKSEEAK
- a CDS encoding group III truncated hemoglobin, yielding MKSDINNRNDIILLVDTFYKKVEDDITIGAIFTDVAKINWSLHLPKMYDFWESILFGNAIYKGNPMLTHFAIDEKIPLKTIEFEAWKTLFFETVDELFLGEKAEIIKDKAKFIADLMHFKINFPHSKMKIV
- a CDS encoding aspartyl protease family protein — protein: MKSITIPLKLINLQDDGFHLLMEIVVFKQTHYAVLDTGASRSVFDKSLIEEHLSETLEVSDEINAATLFTTTTTIQATIPELKIGSLKIKNYKTVAFDLQSVSETYQQFGHPPIMCIIGGDILMDYKAVINYDKLFLRLYK
- the mdh gene encoding malate dehydrogenase, which encodes MKVTVVGAGAVGATCADNIARKELANELVLLDIKEGFAEGKAIDMMQTATLLGFDTKIIGVTGDYSKTAGSDVVVITSGLPRKPGMTREELIGINAGIVKGVAENILKFSPEAIIIVISNPMDTMTYLALKSLGLPKNRIIGMGGTLDSARFKFYLSQALDCNPSDLQGFVIGGHGDTTMIPLTRLATYQSLPVSNLLDKAALDKVAADTMVGGATLTGLIGTSAWYAPGAAGAALVESILRDEKKLFTCCVSLEGEYGQQDICLGVPVIIGRGGWEKIIDFKLTDEEQAAFNKSADAVRSMNSVLAEMKLV
- a CDS encoding outer membrane beta-barrel family protein, with product MAKRSTLVKFLLFVICLFFQGLLYAQIPNKLPQTNKNVPLPAREVSGIVMDKGESPIPSVSVYIKSDKDSIITQTNADGIFLFKNIKSATFVITIASIGYQRIVKKMKLNDVLPRLVLDPFVINDEVNTLNEVTIKGEKGIVYKVDTVEYTASDYKVRENATVDELLKKMEGMEVGTDGSVTHQGQDVVKARLNGKDYLGGSIAQVIQNLPADIVDKIQIVDDYGDQAARTGIKDGDPQKVLNITTKADRSVGNLVRASAGVGSSERYEGKLFLQRINANQQLGATFNLRNTVNGVASTGNIGSGGGQGGGNNGGGRTQAGGGQGGGGGSGGTSQFINPAFSYRDQITKKIEINTSYNFSNNNTNSINISEGQQFSTLGTTNFVNQSERDNISKSHKFDFELEYKIDAKNFLRINPSVNIATTEAISSSNQQRTGLIHQGVVGSTNSTNKTPSYSGLIFYQHIFDKPKRNISFQLNLSGGNQEQDNEQNNRILYYQAQSDVVLKDSLVHRFIERNNLNRVYRGSMTYVEPITTKTQLELNAQVNYRSYDNAATTSRILADGTSNLVDSLSNIFAYSFTESRVALNYRYTGTKTNISVGLTGIPTVLEGTKQNLNTSIKRTNFNLIPIFRFQYAWSRTQRFSINYGGNASEPSFNQIQPVRDESNPQNPVVGNPDLRPAFRHTLNSQYNNYLSNQRLNLSFGVNYTKTMNQIATNVVQIPDALGTFKNETRFMNLNGAYNVNGNYNISKQLDNRKYNLALNGSVGYSHQVSMSNNTLNGSNVWRLNQRFGPRISPNDNIEINPYVGYDITRSSFQLAKGSDIRTLSLSIDGKFYFLKTFSVNYNASKSFIQGLSANITRNPFIINGAIEKEFFKRKNAVLSIQIYDILKQNNFVNQTLTEYSITNTLSNALSRYFMVNFRVNLQKWSGRPTRNGRQMQRRGDGSFEY